One part of the Lapillicoccus jejuensis genome encodes these proteins:
- a CDS encoding fatty acyl-CoA synthetase, protein MDTVTSPLVRAARSHALGDLPRRTAARWPDKVAVVDGPTSLTFRDLEDLVDRTAAAIADAGLAPGDRLALLAHNCWEYVVLDFATARAGVVLVPVNFMLGPDEIAFILDRSEAVAFVVEDSLVPVADAALAAAGTGSGTGSGTGSGTGSVRHRVAVRRGAGRDGWVDLGDWLGHAPGAPEVLVGDDDPVRMMFTSGTESRPKGALLSSRALMWQYASCALDGGMSVDDVELHTLPMYHCAQLDCFLGTDVWLGATSIVLPSPDPGGVLRAIAEHRVTKFFAPPTVWIGLLRHPDFDSTDLSSLRKGYYGAAAMPVEVLREIQRRLPQVRLWNFYGQTEMAPLATILPPDEQLEFAGSAGRAALNVETRIVDDEDRPVPSGTVGEIVHRSPHATLGYFRDEERTAEAFRGGWFHSGDLGYVDDAGRLYVVDRKKDMIKTGGENVASREVEEAIYTMPGVAEVAVFAVSHPRWIEAVTAVVVPKEGMTLTAEAVVAHARSVLAGYKTPKYVVIAGALPKNPSGKILKRQLRDEHAAIAAGDG, encoded by the coding sequence GTGGACACCGTGACCAGCCCCCTCGTCCGGGCCGCCCGCTCCCACGCGCTCGGCGACCTGCCCCGCCGCACGGCGGCGCGGTGGCCGGACAAGGTCGCGGTCGTCGACGGCCCGACGTCGCTGACCTTCCGCGACCTGGAGGACCTCGTGGATCGGACGGCGGCGGCGATCGCCGACGCGGGTCTGGCGCCCGGGGACCGGCTCGCGCTGCTGGCGCACAACTGCTGGGAGTACGTCGTCCTCGACTTCGCGACGGCCCGGGCCGGGGTGGTCCTCGTCCCGGTCAACTTCATGCTCGGCCCGGACGAGATCGCCTTCATCCTCGACCGCAGCGAGGCGGTGGCCTTCGTCGTCGAGGACTCCCTCGTGCCGGTGGCGGACGCGGCGCTCGCGGCGGCGGGCACGGGGTCGGGCACGGGGTCGGGCACGGGATCGGGCACGGGGTCGGTGCGTCACCGGGTCGCCGTACGGCGGGGTGCCGGTCGCGACGGGTGGGTGGACCTGGGGGACTGGCTCGGCCACGCGCCCGGCGCCCCCGAGGTGCTCGTGGGCGACGACGACCCGGTGCGGATGATGTTCACCTCCGGCACCGAGTCGCGTCCGAAGGGGGCGCTGCTGTCGAGCCGGGCGCTGATGTGGCAGTACGCGTCGTGCGCGCTCGACGGCGGGATGAGCGTGGACGACGTCGAGCTGCACACGCTGCCGATGTACCACTGCGCCCAGCTCGACTGCTTCCTGGGCACCGACGTCTGGCTGGGCGCGACGAGCATCGTCCTGCCGTCGCCCGACCCGGGCGGGGTGCTGCGGGCGATCGCCGAGCACCGGGTGACCAAGTTCTTCGCGCCGCCGACGGTGTGGATCGGCCTGCTGCGCCATCCCGACTTCGACTCGACCGATCTGTCGTCGCTGCGCAAGGGCTACTACGGGGCCGCGGCGATGCCGGTGGAGGTGCTGCGCGAGATCCAGCGGCGGCTGCCGCAGGTGCGGCTGTGGAACTTCTACGGCCAGACCGAGATGGCGCCGCTCGCGACGATCCTGCCGCCGGACGAGCAGCTCGAGTTCGCCGGGTCGGCGGGCCGGGCGGCGCTCAACGTCGAGACCCGGATCGTCGACGACGAGGACCGGCCGGTGCCGTCGGGCACGGTCGGCGAGATCGTCCACCGTTCGCCGCACGCGACGCTCGGCTACTTCCGTGACGAGGAACGGACGGCGGAGGCGTTCCGCGGCGGGTGGTTCCACTCCGGGGACCTCGGCTACGTCGACGACGCCGGGCGGCTCTACGTCGTCGACCGCAAGAAGGACATGATCAAGACCGGCGGGGAGAACGTCGCCAGCCGCGAGGTCGAGGAGGCGATCTACACGATGCCCGGTGTCGCCGAGGTCGCCGTCTTCGCGGTGAGCCACCCGCGGTGGATCGAGGCGGTCACGGCGGTGGTCGTGCCGAAGGAGGGGATGACGCTGACGGCCGAGGCCGTCGTCGCGCACGCCCGGTCGGTGCTCGCGGGCTACAAGACGCCGAAGTACGTCGTGATCGCGGGCGCCCTGCCGAAGAACCCCAGCGGCAAGATCCTCAAGCGGCAGCTGCGCGACGAGCACGCCGCGATCGCGGCCGGCGACGGCTGA
- a CDS encoding ArnT family glycosyltransferase yields the protein MDSITLHRTAEEAPLGSSETPRATRPSPAGATPGLGQRLWRGADTDPSWARPALLGLLVLTAGFYLWNLTASGWANSFYSAAVQAGSTSWEAFFYGSSDAGNSITVDKPPASLWVMALSVRVLGLSSFAILLPQVLMGVASVGVLYAAVRRSFGAVAGLLAGVTLALTPVAVLMFRFNNPDALLTLLMVLAGWATLRAVEATRHRSSWRWFVLAGVFLGFAFLTKTLQAFLVVPGFGAAYLLAAKGTLRQRLGGAVAGGLAFLLSAGWWVAIVELVPASMRPYIGGSQTNSFLELTFGYNGFGRITGDETGSVGGGGGGTGTGMWGETGLGRLFDSEIGGQISWLLPAALLLLVAGLWWRGRRPRTDARRAAYVVWGGWVLVTALTFSLMAGIFHAYYTVALAPGIAALVGMGLAEAWEHREQLLGRLTLAVVAAVTSVWSFVLLSRSVEWNSWLRVVVLALGLAAAVGVLLLSRIARRAVPVVVAAGLLAGLLGPAAYAAQTVSVGHSGSIVDAGPTVSGGRGGPGGGFGGGGARGGFPGGAPGTQGGTQGGTQGGTGTAPQGTPPGFGTQGGTGTQGGTGTRGTRGGGMGGLLDATTPSTAVVAALSQDASQYTWVAAAIGSQNAAGLQLGTQLPVMAIGGFNGSDPSPTLAQFQADVSAGRIHYFLAGGGFGGQNGGSDTASQISTWVQDNFRAVTIDGMTFYDLTQAASGGTSSSASTSTT from the coding sequence ATGGATTCGATCACCCTGCACCGCACCGCGGAGGAGGCCCCGCTCGGCTCGAGCGAGACCCCCCGCGCGACGCGACCGTCCCCGGCCGGCGCCACGCCGGGCCTCGGCCAGCGCCTGTGGCGCGGGGCCGACACCGACCCGAGCTGGGCCCGACCCGCCCTGCTCGGCCTCCTCGTCCTCACCGCCGGGTTCTACCTGTGGAACCTCACCGCCAGCGGCTGGGCGAACTCCTTCTACTCCGCCGCCGTCCAGGCCGGGTCGACCAGCTGGGAGGCGTTCTTCTACGGCTCCTCCGACGCCGGCAACTCGATCACCGTCGACAAGCCCCCGGCCTCGCTGTGGGTCATGGCCCTGTCGGTCCGGGTCCTCGGGCTCAGCTCGTTCGCCATCCTCCTGCCGCAGGTGCTCATGGGCGTCGCGAGCGTCGGCGTCCTGTACGCCGCCGTCCGGCGCTCCTTCGGCGCGGTCGCCGGCCTCCTCGCGGGGGTCACCCTCGCGCTGACGCCCGTCGCGGTGCTGATGTTCCGCTTCAACAACCCCGACGCGCTGCTGACGCTGCTCATGGTCCTCGCGGGCTGGGCGACCCTGCGCGCCGTCGAGGCGACCCGGCACCGCAGCTCGTGGCGCTGGTTCGTCCTCGCGGGGGTGTTCCTCGGCTTCGCCTTCCTCACCAAGACCCTCCAGGCCTTCCTCGTCGTCCCCGGCTTCGGGGCGGCGTACCTCCTCGCCGCGAAGGGCACGCTGCGCCAGCGGCTCGGCGGCGCGGTCGCCGGTGGCCTCGCGTTCCTGCTCTCCGCGGGCTGGTGGGTCGCGATCGTCGAGCTGGTGCCGGCGAGCATGCGGCCCTACATCGGCGGCTCGCAGACGAACTCCTTCCTCGAGCTGACCTTCGGCTACAACGGCTTCGGCCGGATCACCGGTGACGAGACCGGCTCGGTCGGCGGCGGGGGCGGTGGCACCGGCACCGGGATGTGGGGCGAGACCGGCCTCGGGCGGCTGTTCGACTCCGAGATCGGCGGCCAGATCTCCTGGCTGCTCCCCGCGGCGCTGCTGCTGCTCGTCGCCGGCCTGTGGTGGCGAGGGCGCCGTCCGCGCACCGACGCCCGCCGGGCGGCGTACGTCGTCTGGGGCGGCTGGGTCCTCGTGACCGCGCTGACCTTCTCGCTGATGGCCGGGATCTTCCACGCGTACTACACCGTCGCCCTCGCCCCGGGCATCGCCGCGCTCGTCGGCATGGGGCTCGCGGAGGCCTGGGAGCACCGCGAGCAGCTGCTCGGCCGGCTCACCCTCGCGGTCGTCGCGGCGGTGACGAGCGTCTGGTCCTTCGTCCTGCTGTCGCGCTCGGTCGAGTGGAACTCCTGGCTGCGGGTCGTCGTGCTCGCCCTCGGGCTGGCCGCGGCCGTCGGCGTCCTCCTGCTCTCCCGCATCGCCCGGCGCGCCGTCCCGGTGGTCGTCGCGGCGGGGCTGCTCGCCGGGCTGCTCGGCCCGGCCGCCTACGCGGCCCAGACCGTGTCGGTCGGCCACAGCGGCTCCATCGTCGACGCCGGCCCGACCGTCTCGGGCGGCCGCGGCGGTCCCGGCGGGGGCTTCGGTGGTGGCGGCGCCCGGGGTGGCTTCCCCGGCGGCGCCCCCGGCACCCAGGGCGGCACCCAGGGCGGCACCCAGGGCGGCACCGGTACGGCGCCCCAGGGCACCCCGCCCGGTTTCGGCACCCAGGGCGGCACCGGCACCCAGGGCGGCACCGGCACCCGGGGCACGAGGGGTGGCGGGATGGGTGGCCTGCTCGACGCGACCACCCCGAGCACCGCCGTCGTCGCCGCCCTCAGCCAGGACGCGTCGCAGTACACCTGGGTCGCGGCCGCCATCGGCTCGCAGAACGCGGCCGGCCTCCAGCTCGGCACGCAGCTGCCGGTCATGGCCATCGGCGGGTTCAACGGCAGCGACCCGAGCCCGACCCTGGCGCAGTTCCAGGCCGACGTCAGCGCGGGGAGGATCCACTACTTCCTCGCCGGCGGCGGGTTCGGCGGCCAGAACGGCGGCAGCGACACGGCCTCGCAGATCAGCACGTGGGTGCAGGACAACTTCCGAGCCGTCACCATTGACGGCATGACGTTCTACGACCTCACCCAGGCGGCCTCGGGCGGCACGTCGAGCAGCGCCTCGACCTCGACCACCTGA